One genomic region from Mytilus trossulus isolate FHL-02 chromosome 9, PNRI_Mtr1.1.1.hap1, whole genome shotgun sequence encodes:
- the LOC134683099 gene encoding toll-like receptor 4 produces the protein MNYDKRFFWLLIMMWIMFMYGATNLSCNYSLNLKNQLVAHCDNRGFISVPRNLIKNIQVLDLSYNLITVIENNTFINYAKMDILILNSNNISKVHEHGFEGLRYLRILRMENNAINISKLPPRVFRPLENLMVLEIGRNEEQWMEHESFVYPDKVFSNLKSLQNLSIDLFDRPEFGNGFKSLHNLVVLNFRRCYMRFGKLSNETFRNISPKLRELYITRCHHFFHIDKGILQYFPELNILDLSHSYIHLYQALSILYPYQNKNMSVINFHHISDKSINNDKFPYSVIITKELMRYLRSICIEALDLSVTGIVDDEFYSLFSFQHPECFKTFIISANRLPSTTLEHYMQTVVFLTRATNLKTYDMSYLPAKFLNPLYLDVYHPEKFIGSHNQEKQPIFHKSFHITINLPPLLECVRFTHMTVVSASVSFTCNKGSLRYFDVSYSIFEQYPNVSNECGKELIYIDVSGLSSTIMFQSISLPKLTTLKMNHANIDRSIIEGRQWMLGHAPKLKNVDLSFNNLWTLLDTTLFNDKNITHFNLSNNFFRRVHSIVSKLRHLESLDLSNNLITSIDYTIRKWLDEIIVSYQNLSLNLNNNALVCSCDTVEFLLWFSKTKVSFVNGNKYTCTMSNNSQVNLIEVTKDINKYFADCQATLWLRIGIILISCTFGVSVPFSILYYYRWKLILFLFRTFRRAVERGLYVNYEYDVYISYEEKSITWIKDHLLPKAEKEWGLKTFVHDRDLIPGELTSDSKALSIHQSRHVIFIITERFCEYEWGSFEIERAKYEKYTQNLMKIIVILQNVHVNDIPEQLVNISNDVIFIKWDEPETEIPENQSRWVKLKTLLFLN, from the coding sequence ATGAACTAcgataaaagatttttttggcttttaatCATGATGTGGATTATGTTTATGTATGGTGCTACAAATTTATCGTGCAATTACAGCTTAAACTTAAAGAATCAACTTGTGGCCCATTGTGATAACAGAGGTTTTATATCTGTACCAAGGAATCTGATCAAAAATATCCAAGTGCTGGATCTCTCATATAATTTGATCACTGTTATCgaaaacaacacatttataAACTATGCGAAAATggacattttgattttaaacagtAACAATATATCTAAAGTCCATGAACATGGTTTTGAAGGCTTACGTTATTTACGGATTTTGAGAATGGAAAATAATGCTATTAATATTTCTAAGCTTCCGCCAAGAGTGTTTCGTCCTCTTGAAAATTTGATGGTTCTTGAAATAGGTAGGAATGAAGAGCAATGGATGGAACATGAATCGTTTGTTTACCCAGACAAAGTATTCTCTAACTtgaaaagtttacaaaatttatctATTGACTTGTTTGATCGACCTGAGTTCGGTAATGGATTTAAATCACTCCACAATCTAGTCGTTTTAAATTTTAGGAGGTGTTACATGAGATTCGGCAAATTATCAAATGAAACTTTCAGAAATATTTCTCCGAAACTAAGGGAGTTATATATTACTCGTTGTcatcatttttttcacatagaCAAAGGAATCCTTCAGTATTTTCCTGAATTGAACATTTTGGACTTGTCTCATTCATATATTCATTTGTATCAGGCACTGAGTATACTTTATccttatcaaaacaaaaacatgtctGTAATAAACTTTCACCATATAAGCGACAAGAGTATTAATAACGACAAGTTTCCGTATTCTGTAATAATTACAAAAGAACTAATGAGATATCTGAGATCTATCTGCATAGAGGCTTTAGATTTGTCAGTGACAGGCATAGTAGATGATGagttttattcattgttttcaTTCCAACACCCTGAGTGcttcaaaacatttatcataTCTGCAAACAGATTACCGTCAACGACTTTAGAACACTATATGCAAACAGTTGTTTTCTTAACAAGAGCTACGAATCTTAAAACGTATGATATGTCTTATCTGCCTGCAAAATTTCTTAATCCGTTATATCTTGATGTGTATCATCCCGAAAAGTTCATTGGAAGTCATAATCAGGAAAAACAAcctatttttcataaatcttttcATATAACTATTAACCTACCGCCCTTACTAGAATGTGTCCGCTTTACTCATATGACAGTAGTGTCTGCGTCTGTGTCATTCACATGCAATAAAGGATCTCTAAGATATTTTGATGTTTCATATAGTATTTTTGAACAATATCCAAATGTGTCAAATGAATGTGGAAAAgaacttatatatatagatgtttCTGGGTTATCTTCAACAATAATGTTTCAGTCCATTTCCTTGCCGAAACTAACTACATTGAAAATGAACCATGCCAACATAGACAGGAGCATAATTGAAGGAAGACAATGGATGCTCGGGCACGCACCTAAACTCAAAAATGTAGATCTGTCTTTCAATAACCTATGGACTTTGTTAGATACGACATTGTTTAATGATAAGAATATAACCCATTTTAATTTGTCCAATAACTTTTTCAGGAGAGTTCATAGTATTGTGTCTAAACTCCGTCATTTAGAATCGTTAGATCTGTCaaataatttgataacatcTATTGATTATACTATACGAAAATGGTTAGATGAGATTATCGTGTCATATCAGAACTTGagtttgaatttgaataacAATGCTTTAGTTTGTTCGTGCGATACTGTTGAGTTTCTGTTATggttttcaaaaacaaaagtatcaTTTGTAAACGGAAACAAATACACTTGTACAATGTCAAACAATTCGCAAGTCAATCTTATTGAAGTAACCaaagatatcaataaatattttgctGACTGCCAAGCTACTTTATGGCTTAGGATTGGAATTATATTAATATCGTGTACTTTTGGTGTTTCGGTACCATTTTCGATTTTATATTATTACAGATGGAAActtattctgtttttgtttaGAACATTTAGACGAGCCGTCGAGAGAGGTTTATATGTAAATTATGAATATGACGTATATATTTCCTACGAAGAAAAAAGCATAACATGGATAAAAGACCATCTGCTTCCAAAAGCTGAAAAAGAATGGGGATTGAAAACATTCGTACATGATCGTGACCTTATACCCGGAGAACTCACATCAGATTCTAAAGCACTTTCAATTCACCAAAGTAgacatgttatttttattattacgGAACGATTTTGTGAATACGAATGGGGGTCCTTTGAAATCGAAAGAGCCAAATATgagaaatacacacaaaatcttatgaaaattatagtaattttacaaaatgtgcATGTCAATGATATTCCAGAACAACTCGTGAACATATCAAATGATGTTATCTTCATTAAATGGGATGAACCCGAAACTGAAATTCCAGAAAATCAATCTAGGTGGGTCAAACTAAAGACATTGCtttttcttaattaa